In Pseudomonas deceptionensis, a single window of DNA contains:
- a CDS encoding DnaT-like ssDNA-binding domain-containing protein, with the protein MARIRTIKPEFWTSEQVMECSPLARLLFIGVWNFCDDAGNHPMSAKTLKALVFPGDDITSAKVGELLAELSTNGLIDLYEVSGKEYLHVNGWKHQKIDRPTIKHPAYRLTIDADSASARRALAEEPPEPRRALTPGREGEYKGENPPNAHETFDPREMVAMTLDWLPDPETLKTYAVHVGLSGALFTPAVIALFTCHYEPKGVINTQAEWVSMLVKWVQRDQVKSAGTNVSRFPGKPRSDEPFDDENTDWLHQEATQ; encoded by the coding sequence ATGGCCCGCATCCGCACGATCAAACCCGAGTTCTGGACCAGTGAACAGGTCATGGAATGCAGCCCTTTGGCGCGCCTGTTGTTTATAGGTGTGTGGAATTTCTGCGACGACGCGGGGAACCATCCAATGTCGGCCAAGACCCTGAAGGCACTGGTATTCCCGGGCGACGACATCACCTCGGCGAAGGTCGGTGAACTGCTCGCTGAGTTGTCAACGAATGGGCTGATCGATCTCTACGAGGTGTCGGGTAAAGAGTACCTGCACGTCAACGGCTGGAAGCATCAAAAGATCGACCGACCGACGATCAAGCACCCTGCATATCGACTGACTATCGACGCTGACTCGGCGAGTGCTCGACGAGCCCTCGCCGAGGAGCCGCCAGAGCCTAGACGAGCCCTCACCCCCGGAAGGGAAGGGGAATATAAGGGAGAAAACCCACCCAACGCGCACGAGACGTTCGACCCACGCGAAATGGTCGCCATGACCCTGGACTGGTTGCCAGATCCAGAAACCCTAAAAACCTATGCCGTTCACGTTGGCCTGTCTGGCGCTCTGTTCACTCCAGCGGTAATTGCCCTGTTCACCTGCCACTACGAGCCGAAGGGTGTGATCAACACCCAGGCCGAGTGGGTGAGCATGCTGGTCAAGTGGGTGCAGCGTGATCAGGTCAAGAGCGCCGGAACCAACGTCAGCCGCTTCCCGGGCAAGCCCCGTTCTGACGAACCCTTTGACGATGAAAACACCGACTGGCTGCATCAGGAGGCCACCCAATGA
- a CDS encoding replication protein P produces the protein MNQVSVIATGLWAKVQTGQFIAAGESENIQPAAELSQATAKVINGLFRELRSIFPAWKQAWPDMATYKAAKQQWMRGFLEAGICSTEQLRFGLMQARQAAKDFVPNVGVFIGWCTPTAEMLGLPRLAAAHREACRNAHPSMAGQAKWSHDAVWHTAKECSFENLNRLSHDLSIKLFERNYAITVRRILAGLPLQKMPLALPPRAIERSAPEVGNKALAALRAMRSGVAAHA, from the coding sequence ATGAATCAAGTTTCAGTGATTGCCACCGGCCTGTGGGCCAAGGTCCAGACCGGCCAATTTATCGCTGCCGGTGAAAGCGAAAACATCCAGCCTGCCGCCGAGCTGTCCCAGGCCACGGCCAAGGTTATCAACGGCCTGTTCCGCGAACTGCGATCGATCTTCCCTGCGTGGAAGCAGGCTTGGCCGGATATGGCGACCTACAAAGCGGCCAAGCAGCAGTGGATGCGGGGTTTTCTCGAAGCGGGCATCTGCAGCACCGAGCAGCTGCGGTTCGGCCTGATGCAGGCCCGCCAAGCAGCCAAGGACTTTGTACCGAATGTGGGCGTGTTCATCGGTTGGTGCACACCTACGGCGGAAATGCTCGGCTTGCCGAGATTGGCAGCGGCTCACCGAGAGGCTTGCCGTAACGCGCATCCGTCCATGGCCGGGCAGGCGAAATGGTCCCATGACGCGGTGTGGCATACGGCCAAAGAGTGCAGCTTTGAAAACCTCAACCGGCTGTCCCACGACCTGAGCATCAAGCTGTTTGAGCGCAATTACGCCATCACGGTGCGCCGCATTCTGGCGGGCCTGCCGTTGCAGAAAATGCCGCTGGCTTTGCCGCCACGAGCTATCGAGCGCAGCGCACCTGAAGTGGGCAACAAGGCTCTGGCGGCGCTGCGGGCCATGCGTTCGGGAGTTGCTGCACATGCCTAA
- a CDS encoding tyrosine-type recombinase/integrase — protein sequence MNTKIQTLTVKLSDAEIGRNAKLEHVRDLRDAGHPALHFRFSKNRTRGSWYLLNKRRWHRIGAFPDLSAKQVLAALPAVRLRVSADAGSTISQWVTTGELLNWYADRMARDRSLSAKRKNTGASAMKCHLLPRLGELPLVEVNKATLDNLFMWPLQEALSIDYVRLAFQLLALAFRQALKLGLISSNPMAGIKFSDFSKAKVGIKPSRLRGVQLQDLLGELGQAMVSDPADAMLALMMLCHGTRIGETRQARWPHISLAEREWFIPAEHTKTGVEHHLPLTDQVRALLIQYRETQTARGYEGQYLFPARNGKALSEGQASAVFTRLGKGDWTSHDLRKVARTGWADLGIDHLIGELLINHAMGHNVKVYIQSDVMGRKRDALEKWHDHLDQKGFNLIHGQTGVRFGESGNTLEAANGKAYSAIQKTTIGED from the coding sequence TTGAACACCAAAATCCAAACCCTGACCGTGAAGCTGTCCGACGCCGAGATCGGGCGTAATGCCAAGCTTGAGCATGTGCGTGACCTGCGTGATGCCGGTCACCCGGCGCTGCACTTTCGCTTCTCCAAGAACCGCACCAGGGGCTCCTGGTACTTGCTCAACAAGCGCCGCTGGCACCGCATCGGCGCCTTCCCGGACTTGAGCGCCAAGCAGGTGCTGGCCGCGCTGCCGGCCGTGCGCCTGCGCGTTTCGGCTGATGCAGGCTCGACCATTTCCCAGTGGGTTACCACGGGCGAGCTGCTCAACTGGTACGCCGATCGTATGGCCCGCGACCGCAGCCTGTCGGCCAAGCGCAAGAACACCGGCGCCTCGGCCATGAAGTGCCACCTGCTGCCGCGCCTGGGTGAGTTGCCGCTGGTGGAGGTCAACAAGGCGACCCTCGATAATCTGTTCATGTGGCCGCTGCAGGAAGCTCTTTCAATCGATTACGTGCGCCTCGCGTTCCAGCTGCTGGCCCTGGCATTCCGGCAGGCGTTGAAGCTGGGCCTGATCTCGTCCAACCCGATGGCGGGCATCAAGTTCAGCGACTTCTCCAAGGCCAAGGTAGGGATCAAGCCGTCGCGTCTGCGTGGCGTGCAATTGCAGGATCTGCTGGGCGAACTGGGTCAGGCCATGGTGAGCGATCCGGCTGACGCCATGCTGGCCCTGATGATGCTGTGCCACGGCACCCGGATCGGGGAAACCCGGCAAGCACGCTGGCCGCATATCAGTCTGGCCGAACGCGAGTGGTTCATTCCGGCTGAACACACAAAGACCGGCGTGGAGCATCACCTGCCATTGACTGACCAGGTGCGCGCCCTGTTGATCCAGTACCGCGAAACCCAAACCGCCCGCGGCTATGAGGGCCAGTACCTGTTTCCGGCGCGCAATGGCAAGGCGCTGAGCGAAGGGCAGGCCAGTGCCGTGTTCACCCGGTTGGGCAAGGGCGACTGGACCAGCCACGACCTGCGCAAAGTAGCCCGTACCGGCTGGGCAGACCTCGGTATTGACCACCTGATCGGTGAGCTGCTGATCAATCACGCGATGGGCCACAACGTGAAGGTGTACATCCAGTCGGACGTGATGGGCCGCAAGCGTGACGCGCTGGAGAAGTGGCACGACCATCTAGACCAGAAGGGTTTCAACCTGATCCACGGGCAGACAGGCGTTAGATTCGGAGAATCCGGTAATACGCTGGAGGCCGCTAACGGCAAGGCTTACAGCGCTATTCAGAAAACAACCATAGGTGAGGATTAA
- a CDS encoding antiterminator Q family protein: MMIRKTLHRPLGDTEHMLEQWGWWRMDGMGIPSYASPMLALMRDALPSSTKSYTITDELACAVDGALAKLCKRDQQMGDMVWLYYGSKWPAVRVGRHYKVSEMKARELIKAGVAWIDCVLETLREAA, encoded by the coding sequence ATGATGATTCGCAAAACGCTGCACCGACCTTTGGGTGATACCGAACACATGCTTGAGCAATGGGGCTGGTGGCGAATGGACGGGATGGGGATTCCCAGCTATGCCTCGCCAATGCTGGCCTTGATGCGTGACGCGCTGCCTTCCAGTACGAAGTCTTACACCATCACTGATGAGCTGGCCTGCGCCGTTGACGGGGCGTTGGCCAAGCTGTGCAAGCGTGACCAGCAGATGGGCGATATGGTGTGGTTGTACTACGGATCCAAATGGCCGGCAGTGCGGGTAGGTCGCCACTACAAGGTGAGCGAAATGAAGGCGCGAGAGCTGATCAAGGCGGGCGTGGCATGGATCGACTGCGTTCTGGAGACCCTGCGCGAAGCTGCGTAA
- a CDS encoding phage holin, lambda family has product MPHMPDKPDTWVIALAWLSQHSPTIYAATLSFVMAALRIIYGGGTRRQAMLEATICMLLTTSLIAVLEYFGLPSSLATPVGIWIGFLGVKKIADLADRFADFKLPRRSE; this is encoded by the coding sequence ATGCCTCATATGCCTGATAAGCCAGACACCTGGGTGATAGCGCTCGCGTGGCTGAGTCAGCACTCGCCGACGATCTATGCCGCCACACTGTCCTTTGTAATGGCGGCGCTGCGAATCATCTATGGCGGCGGCACTCGGCGGCAGGCGATGCTCGAAGCAACCATCTGCATGCTGCTCACCACCAGCCTGATCGCGGTACTGGAGTACTTCGGCCTGCCGTCCAGCCTGGCTACACCGGTAGGTATCTGGATTGGTTTCTTGGGTGTGAAGAAGATCGCCGACCTGGCTGACCGCTTTGCTGACTTCAAGCTGCCACGGCGGTCCGAGTAA
- a CDS encoding HNH endonuclease: protein MSRLKTLATRLQPQANRIATAVPGSWRSDKATSTQRGYGYAWQQARLVHLNAYPLCVYCERDDRVTAASVVDHVIPHRGDMTLFWDRSNWQSLCRPCHDIVKKREESAG from the coding sequence ATGAGCCGCCTCAAGACACTGGCTACACGCCTGCAACCCCAAGCCAATCGCATCGCAACCGCAGTGCCTGGGTCATGGCGCAGTGACAAGGCCACCTCGACCCAGCGCGGTTACGGCTACGCATGGCAACAGGCGCGACTGGTGCACCTCAATGCCTATCCCCTGTGTGTCTACTGCGAGCGTGATGACCGGGTGACAGCGGCCAGCGTGGTCGACCACGTCATCCCGCACCGTGGCGACATGACGCTGTTTTGGGATCGCAGCAATTGGCAGTCGCTGTGCAGACCTTGCCACGATATCGTCAAAAAGCGTGAGGAATCAGCAGGTTGA
- a CDS encoding terminase small subunit, whose translation MALTPKKRAFVDALRGGASNKDAAIAAGYAASSASAAGSRLAKDPYVMAAMAGTTFNKKVNKIVKAPAAQQPAADAPQAADLDDGPGFDLNRALSFSDPKAFLLAAMNDHEAEAKLRVDAAKALMPFMHPRKGETGKKTERENAAKVAGAGRFGSSPPPLKAVK comes from the coding sequence ATGGCTTTAACACCCAAGAAGCGGGCATTCGTCGACGCTTTGCGGGGCGGTGCCTCAAACAAGGACGCAGCCATCGCCGCAGGCTACGCGGCGTCCAGCGCATCGGCCGCCGGTTCTCGGCTGGCAAAAGACCCTTACGTCATGGCCGCAATGGCCGGGACGACCTTTAACAAAAAAGTTAACAAAATTGTTAAAGCTCCAGCAGCGCAACAACCGGCTGCTGATGCGCCGCAAGCAGCTGACCTCGATGACGGCCCCGGCTTCGATTTGAACAGGGCCTTGTCATTCTCCGACCCGAAAGCGTTCCTGCTGGCTGCCATGAATGACCATGAGGCCGAGGCAAAGCTGCGGGTCGATGCCGCCAAAGCGCTGATGCCCTTTATGCACCCGCGCAAAGGCGAGACCGGCAAGAAGACTGAGCGCGAAAACGCGGCGAAGGTTGCCGGGGCAGGGCGCTTCGGCTCAAGCCCACCCCCATTGAAGGCGGTGAAGTAA
- a CDS encoding terminase large subunit, which yields MQWTTACPDWEQKLRLGQSIIPAPLFPQEAEAGLAVLRELKIVDAPGSPTIGESCAEWVFDFAGAIFGAYDYTTGRRMISEYMLCIPKKNSKSTIAAGIMLTALIRNWRLSAEFIILAPTKEIADNSFKPAADMVKHDEELRDLMHVQPHLRTITHRETGATLKVVAADGDTVGGKKAVGVLIDEAWLFGKNVKAPDIIREATGGLASRPEGFVIWLTTQSNEPPAGVFREKLKYSRAVRDGRIDDNQFLPVIYEFPQAMIKSGEARLVENFHLVNPNMGFSVDEAFLLRSFKMAQEAGEEELRGFLAKHANIEVGLALLSERWAGADFWEVQGKRPGLSFDDLLRQCEVIDIGIDGGGLDDLLGFAAAGRHRVTREWLLWNHAWAHPSVLVRRQSVAANFHDFAKDGNLTLVDQIGQDVEQVANLVARVEQSGLLDKVGLDPAGIGAILDALVEAGVPEEKVIGISQGWKLGGAIKTAERKLAEGTLIHGGQPMMAWCCGNAKVEPRGNSILITKQASGSAKIDPLMATFNAVTLLSLNPMPSANIDDFLNRPMSM from the coding sequence ATGCAATGGACGACTGCCTGCCCGGACTGGGAGCAAAAACTGCGCCTGGGGCAGTCGATCATCCCGGCGCCGCTGTTCCCGCAGGAGGCCGAAGCCGGTCTGGCGGTGTTGCGCGAACTGAAGATCGTCGACGCCCCAGGCAGCCCGACTATTGGCGAGTCCTGCGCCGAGTGGGTGTTCGACTTTGCCGGGGCGATCTTCGGCGCCTACGACTACACCACCGGGCGCCGGATGATCTCGGAATACATGCTGTGCATTCCGAAGAAGAACTCCAAGTCGACCATTGCTGCCGGGATCATGCTTACCGCGCTGATTCGCAATTGGCGCCTGTCGGCCGAGTTCATCATCTTAGCCCCGACCAAGGAAATTGCTGACAACTCATTCAAGCCTGCTGCCGATATGGTCAAGCACGATGAAGAGTTGCGCGACCTGATGCACGTCCAACCGCATCTGCGCACCATTACTCATCGCGAAACCGGCGCCACGCTCAAGGTGGTGGCTGCCGATGGCGACACGGTGGGCGGCAAAAAGGCCGTGGGCGTGCTGATCGACGAAGCCTGGCTGTTCGGCAAGAACGTCAAGGCGCCGGACATTATCCGCGAGGCCACCGGCGGCTTGGCGTCACGGCCTGAAGGCTTTGTGATCTGGCTGACTACGCAGTCCAACGAGCCGCCTGCCGGTGTGTTCCGCGAAAAGCTCAAGTACTCCCGCGCCGTGCGTGACGGGCGTATCGATGACAACCAGTTCCTGCCTGTGATCTACGAGTTTCCGCAGGCGATGATCAAAAGCGGCGAAGCCCGCCTGGTTGAAAACTTCCACCTGGTGAATCCGAACATGGGGTTCTCGGTGGATGAAGCCTTCCTGCTGCGCAGCTTCAAAATGGCGCAGGAAGCGGGCGAAGAAGAGCTGCGCGGCTTTCTGGCCAAGCACGCCAATATCGAAGTCGGTCTGGCTCTGCTGTCCGAACGCTGGGCCGGGGCGGACTTTTGGGAGGTACAGGGCAAGCGCCCTGGCTTGAGCTTCGATGACCTGCTACGCCAGTGCGAAGTGATTGATATCGGCATCGACGGCGGCGGGCTGGATGACTTGCTGGGCTTTGCAGCGGCTGGTAGGCATCGGGTGACACGCGAGTGGTTGTTGTGGAATCACGCTTGGGCTCACCCCTCGGTGTTGGTCCGTCGCCAGTCCGTCGCTGCCAACTTTCACGACTTTGCCAAAGACGGAAACCTCACCCTGGTCGACCAGATCGGTCAGGACGTGGAGCAGGTAGCCAATCTGGTTGCCCGGGTTGAGCAATCCGGCCTGCTGGACAAGGTCGGGCTCGACCCGGCGGGTATCGGCGCGATTCTCGACGCCCTGGTCGAAGCCGGCGTACCCGAAGAAAAGGTCATTGGTATCTCTCAGGGCTGGAAGCTCGGCGGCGCAATCAAGACCGCTGAGCGAAAGCTGGCCGAAGGCACCTTGATCCACGGCGGCCAGCCAATGATGGCCTGGTGCTGCGGCAACGCCAAAGTCGAGCCACGTGGCAACTCGATCCTGATCACCAAGCAGGCGTCGGGCTCGGCCAAGATCGATCCACTGATGGCCACGTTTAACGCGGTGACGCTGCTGTCACTGAATCCCATGCCCTCGGCAAACATCGATGACTTCCTTAATCGACCAATGAGTATGTAA
- a CDS encoding phage portal protein yields the protein MADTDYSIDLRTRSPFWARMASFFVGGRLVSPERGSQTGPVSATGVVGDSVVNDERSLQISTVFACVRLISSVTACLPLDVFETKGEDRSKVGFDNPLARLLRYSPNQFMTAFDFRAAMTMQLCYYGNAYALIERNSVGDIISLVPLMSVNMDVRLEGKRVVYRYRRDSEYADFKQSEIFHLKGFGFNGLVGLSPIAFGAKTVGVAVAMEDQQRDFYANGAKSPQILMTGDGKTLNKAQRDQLEENFKEISGGPVKKRLWVLEAGFTTQAIGVSPQDAETMAARKFQVSELARFFGVPPHLVGDVEKSTSWGSGIEQQNLGFLQYTLDPYLEIWETSILRWLIKPADLGRIHAEHNRDGLLSGDSTARANYMKTKIDTGLLTVNEGRRVDNRPPLPGGDVATRQSQNVPLTQLGKTNPAPSGV from the coding sequence ATGGCAGACACCGACTACAGCATTGACCTGCGCACCCGCAGTCCGTTCTGGGCGCGTATGGCGAGCTTCTTCGTTGGTGGGCGTCTGGTCTCTCCCGAGAGGGGCTCGCAGACCGGGCCTGTCTCCGCCACCGGCGTGGTGGGTGACTCAGTCGTCAACGATGAACGCTCGCTACAAATCTCCACTGTGTTCGCCTGCGTGCGGTTGATCTCAAGCGTAACGGCCTGCCTGCCGCTGGACGTGTTTGAAACCAAAGGTGAGGATCGCTCCAAGGTTGGCTTTGATAATCCGCTGGCACGCCTGCTGCGTTACAGCCCCAACCAGTTTATGACGGCCTTCGATTTTCGCGCCGCCATGACCATGCAGCTTTGCTATTACGGCAATGCCTACGCACTGATCGAGCGCAACAGCGTGGGCGACATCATTAGTCTGGTGCCGCTGATGTCGGTCAATATGGACGTGCGACTAGAGGGCAAGCGGGTTGTGTACCGCTACCGCCGTGACAGTGAATACGCCGACTTCAAACAGTCGGAGATTTTCCACCTCAAGGGCTTTGGCTTTAACGGGCTGGTGGGACTTTCCCCGATTGCCTTTGGCGCCAAAACAGTCGGTGTCGCGGTGGCGATGGAGGATCAGCAGCGCGACTTCTATGCCAATGGTGCGAAGTCGCCGCAGATCCTTATGACCGGCGACGGTAAGACACTCAACAAGGCCCAGCGCGATCAGCTTGAGGAGAACTTCAAGGAGATCTCCGGCGGGCCGGTCAAAAAGCGTCTGTGGGTGCTGGAGGCGGGGTTCACCACCCAGGCCATCGGCGTCAGCCCGCAGGACGCCGAAACCATGGCAGCGCGCAAGTTTCAGGTCAGCGAACTGGCCCGGTTCTTCGGCGTGCCGCCGCACCTGGTGGGAGATGTCGAAAAATCCACTAGTTGGGGCTCCGGCATCGAGCAGCAGAATCTCGGTTTCCTGCAGTACACCCTGGACCCGTACCTCGAAATCTGGGAAACCAGCATTTTGCGCTGGCTGATCAAGCCCGCGGACTTGGGCCGCATCCACGCCGAGCACAACCGCGACGGATTGTTGAGCGGTGACTCGACGGCACGAGCCAATTACATGAAGACCAAAATCGACACGGGCCTGCTCACGGTGAACGAGGGCCGGCGCGTTGATAACCGTCCGCCACTCCCCGGCGGCGACGTCGCAACCCGGCAGTCTCAGAACGTGCCGCTTACCCAACTTGGCAAAACGAACCCCGCACCCAGCGGGGTTTAG
- a CDS encoding HK97 family phage prohead protease, producing MPSICKTLAFDQAAIKFSSGGSQGIFEGYASVFSVVDSDGDIIEPGAFAAALKTQSRAVAMFFNHRRNEIPVGKWLDLSEDSTGLHVRGELTPGNPQSDALKAAMIHGTVGGMSVGFSAAKGDCAPIATGYSFKNVSRLSEISICTFPANEHATVSALKSMDTIETIRDAENWLRDSAGLSKSEALAFIARIKSAVRSDSEGGEINAILDRIKSFPSVGN from the coding sequence ATGCCGAGCATTTGCAAAACACTGGCCTTCGATCAGGCCGCAATCAAGTTTTCCAGCGGCGGCTCCCAGGGCATTTTCGAAGGCTATGCCAGCGTCTTCAGCGTGGTCGATAGCGACGGCGACATTATCGAGCCGGGCGCCTTTGCTGCCGCACTGAAAACCCAATCCCGGGCGGTGGCCATGTTCTTCAACCACCGGCGCAATGAAATCCCGGTGGGCAAGTGGCTGGATCTATCGGAAGACAGCACCGGCCTGCATGTCCGGGGTGAGCTGACCCCCGGCAACCCGCAGTCGGACGCGCTGAAGGCGGCAATGATCCACGGCACCGTGGGCGGCATGTCGGTGGGTTTCTCTGCGGCAAAAGGCGACTGCGCTCCCATTGCGACCGGCTATTCGTTCAAAAACGTCTCCCGGTTGAGCGAAATCAGCATTTGCACCTTCCCCGCGAATGAGCACGCCACGGTGTCGGCGCTCAAGAGCATGGACACCATTGAAACCATCCGTGATGCGGAGAACTGGCTGAGAGATTCCGCCGGGCTCTCCAAGTCGGAAGCGTTGGCGTTTATCGCCCGCATCAAGTCCGCAGTTCGGAGCGACTCCGAAGGTGGCGAAATCAACGCGATCCTTGATCGCATCAAGTCCTTCCCATCTGTAGGAAACTAA
- a CDS encoding phage major capsid protein yields MSELADIQKAIETAQTNMTQLFDAQKKEIASTGEISKKLQTDLQTVQADLTKSSTRLFDLEQKLAAGSLDNPETKKSFAERTAEDLKKSWNGSTSGKVEVKTFNKALGSGAGSAGTLIQAQQNPGILMPGLRRLTIRDLLAQGRTTSNAIEYVRENVFVNSAASVAEGTLKPESQLTFTKETANVKTIAHWIQASRQVMDDAPMLESYVNNRLLFGLALVEEGQLLNGDGTGDNLIGLNKVATAYDAGLDVEGDTRADQIAHAIFQTSESEFEASGLILNPRDWHAIALLKDADGRYIFGGPAAFAAKVMWGLPVVATKAQTLGTFTVGGFDLASQVWDRMDATVEVSNQDRDNFVKNMLTILCEERLALAHYRPTAIIKGTFTPAAGG; encoded by the coding sequence ATGTCCGAATTGGCTGATATCCAAAAGGCAATCGAAACCGCGCAAACGAACATGACCCAACTGTTCGATGCGCAGAAAAAAGAGATCGCCTCCACCGGCGAGATCAGCAAGAAACTGCAAACCGACCTGCAGACCGTTCAGGCCGATCTGACCAAATCCAGCACCCGGCTGTTCGATCTGGAGCAGAAACTGGCGGCTGGGAGCCTGGACAACCCAGAGACCAAAAAGTCTTTCGCCGAGCGCACCGCTGAAGACCTCAAGAAGTCGTGGAATGGCTCGACCTCCGGAAAAGTTGAGGTGAAGACCTTCAACAAGGCTTTGGGCAGTGGCGCGGGCTCTGCCGGCACGCTGATTCAGGCACAGCAAAACCCTGGCATCCTGATGCCCGGCCTGCGCCGTCTGACCATCCGGGACCTGTTGGCCCAGGGCCGCACCACGTCCAATGCAATCGAGTACGTTCGTGAAAACGTCTTCGTCAACAGCGCCGCATCGGTGGCCGAAGGCACTCTGAAGCCTGAATCTCAGCTGACCTTCACCAAAGAAACCGCCAACGTCAAAACCATTGCTCACTGGATTCAGGCATCGCGCCAGGTGATGGATGACGCGCCGATGCTGGAGTCCTACGTCAACAACCGCCTGCTGTTCGGTTTGGCGCTGGTGGAAGAGGGCCAGTTGCTCAACGGTGACGGCACGGGCGACAACCTGATCGGCCTGAACAAGGTGGCCACGGCCTACGATGCGGGCCTGGATGTCGAGGGCGATACCCGCGCCGACCAGATTGCCCACGCGATCTTCCAGACCAGTGAGTCCGAGTTTGAAGCATCGGGCTTGATCCTCAACCCCCGTGACTGGCACGCCATTGCACTGCTGAAAGACGCTGATGGCCGCTACATTTTCGGTGGTCCAGCTGCATTTGCGGCGAAGGTCATGTGGGGCCTGCCTGTGGTAGCCACCAAGGCCCAGACGCTGGGCACCTTCACCGTTGGTGGTTTTGACCTCGCTTCGCAGGTATGGGACCGCATGGACGCCACGGTCGAGGTCAGCAATCAGGATCGCGACAACTTCGTCAAAAACATGCTGACCATCCTGTGTGAAGAGCGTTTGGCCCTGGCTCACTACCGTCCAACCGCGATCATCAAAGGCACCTTCACCCCAGCTGCAGGCGGCTGA
- a CDS encoding head-tail connector protein, translating into MTITVADLLSIELMRKHLRVDHQEDDDLIELYAESALAWALWFCDNPAFLQASDIPASFKSALLLLLGNSYAVREAVVVGTTADKVPLGVESLLWSSRNFTGPARKEPEP; encoded by the coding sequence ATGACCATCACCGTTGCGGATCTGCTGTCGATTGAGCTGATGCGCAAGCACCTGCGGGTCGATCACCAGGAGGACGACGACCTGATCGAGCTGTATGCCGAGTCTGCTTTGGCCTGGGCCTTGTGGTTCTGCGACAACCCTGCATTTCTTCAAGCCAGCGACATACCCGCATCATTCAAATCAGCACTGCTATTGCTGCTTGGCAACTCCTACGCCGTCCGCGAAGCGGTTGTTGTGGGCACCACGGCGGACAAGGTGCCGCTCGGGGTGGAGTCGTTGCTGTGGTCGTCCCGCAACTTCACAGGCCCGGCCAGAAAGGAGCCTGAGCCATGA
- a CDS encoding phage head closure protein — MRAGDLRHPIVIQHQTTQQDPVTGEVVTAWVELARVWAAVDPLSARDLIAAQASQSQASGRITIRYRPGVLPTMRILHRGQIFTIIGQPLPDRNSGLEYLTLVVATGVNDG; from the coding sequence ATGAGAGCGGGGGATCTGCGACACCCGATCGTCATCCAGCACCAAACCACACAGCAAGACCCGGTCACAGGCGAGGTAGTAACGGCCTGGGTTGAGCTTGCGCGTGTATGGGCGGCAGTCGACCCACTCAGCGCCCGCGACCTGATTGCCGCGCAAGCAAGCCAGTCCCAGGCCAGCGGGCGGATCACGATCCGCTATCGCCCAGGCGTGCTGCCGACCATGCGCATCCTGCATCGCGGGCAAATCTTCACAATCATCGGTCAGCCACTCCCGGACAGAAATTCGGGCCTGGAGTACCTGACCCTTGTTGTCGCTACGGGGGTGAATGATGGCTGA
- a CDS encoding HK97-gp10 family putative phage morphogenesis protein: MADGMHFNIQGLNGVVDKMRTLGPRLQKKGLRKAARAAMNIVRDAAKANAKAIDDPSTKEKVFRNLITQESSKQSKREGGVVMRVGVRGGSGSNQHSKDASGNPGGDTRHWRYIEFGTEHNPAAPFMRPAFSSNVQAVTDRFVAVLNTEINALLGAR, translated from the coding sequence ATGGCTGACGGTATGCACTTCAATATCCAGGGGCTCAATGGCGTAGTCGACAAAATGCGCACCCTGGGCCCACGACTGCAAAAGAAAGGCCTGCGTAAAGCGGCGCGGGCTGCAATGAACATTGTGCGTGACGCCGCGAAAGCCAACGCCAAGGCCATCGACGACCCATCCACCAAAGAGAAGGTGTTCCGCAACCTGATCACCCAGGAGTCGAGTAAGCAGTCCAAGCGCGAAGGCGGGGTGGTGATGCGGGTCGGCGTGCGCGGCGGCTCGGGTTCCAACCAGCACAGCAAGGACGCTTCCGGCAACCCTGGCGGTGATACCCGGCACTGGCGTTATATCGAGTTCGGTACCGAGCACAATCCGGCGGCGCCATTTATGCGACCGGCATTTTCCAGCAACGTGCAGGCTGTCACTGATCGTTTTGTCGCAGTGCTGAATACTGAAATCAACGCTTTGCTGGGGGCACGCTGA